A genomic stretch from Tenrec ecaudatus isolate mTenEca1 chromosome X, mTenEca1.hap1, whole genome shotgun sequence includes:
- the KIAA1210 gene encoding acrosomal protein KIAA1210 homolog: MAHSLSEILDPLDVVETSDEGKKKSKFKVFKEFFGKKKKKETDGSTPRVRTIQPSLSSGNLSISLKPIPAEELLALRYKSNMGTKALSHDSIFMLEPERERSSSRMNSPPEHHRGSTLQMLPIQPHQLSITPPLIRHDSVYKDLDIISMDDEIPMGPHMKSASPKILRAKKVKPKPGESSFLLSSEEEKTMTMPKQIQLKKLKRDTAGSSSQEQSKQSEISEMKTMDKALGTDTAGRQGRSMSAPRVRKRERKLTLTGLSECEPRGRSHQISSRGHGVGARAESPFAENTGKDAPAQCYPSEKQFKEQPTAPWADIAAGEAKGLFIETIAEDIEEPMDSIRSPYARDIPSMSEEAQGFMDPSYAQSEWEAAYGLDSRSAQFKMESAQSTPTIFQETPPRNVRQDFSAGAADTTSARKKRGISAERLPPQIPKSKSFTKASWKPGYSQQSSDAESTSEEERESEELEKSEDGSGPSSDTDSSLAEGIVSQVAGYSSPPLGKPEDGQEVILKSKRFWGEESTYGEQLVPRYPSQDWGGKEVSTGSIGSLEKDRQAKDWSRDEEDRSSQHHSSALGKRNDKLQVSVAEKVPAEQLLISQPLMMHPVSWGSLRDPTDGSDSAQPASSWDPYQQWESMHTGAQSMAEERDITLPPLPPRTHQRQLRRLRAEQQAASGAQSPAAGDLPGLKPPRYPMRPEVSEDPKPATVEGNLSMPTEPSSYPSQPRARPVVEPQVPIGAENVAPEEKMFTGMPPLRRTLQSWPPASSVPESTVAKEHFRKEQLPSKGGPKYPAQPLGNPRGKPISESTAVKEGTIKELLPPDSRAQPWMRSEVQPQIMPPGPRGPVQSRAGPTFEPQVSAVAGPKGAAFEEGDSQESLPYRPPSEEVVADPMSASATWGGAVEPVEPRGPFQPRENPEFEQYIAATGGSEGPAIEGAMLMEPPTTKQPLAVGSANVHHVSSGLESAAVEEGHSGKPIPPRYPTELLMDSYVQETSNLESSAAAEGAVLKKLPPMRPTKSYVKFMAEQIFSNPESPAVGGIMYVNPLPPKPSPKAPLQPNVEPSEGAGLEEGVSMKPKPTEGPLQSLEKTEENQEDFLVAEKWRIYEEQLASRRSFQAKGAQPQSVSAGVPVERSSSERQLPPRSRVQSIGEPEEQPQVPSRPMSATTERDVVAESDAGSSFLPRAPDSSKKPKKPIQGSEDLTKRTPSLATKTVKFAIVQPPKKIIPSSLSFQREVLNKEDTNDDKLASSPSTEDKVENIFGVKLRRVPFSQKYRDEKRQGSCPDLPTIHLDPTLAAIVKEQPVRRAISQWNLSATENLAKTFGFEKKQQMGFRAEGVTKQQPTYKISAKAPRRQPDSTPAEPAWLTMVKERQRYSQTYGIVKEPITKRGPGAKAETKEPRDGGAAPEKEKKQPILVSSVCTQEKMPQMKQPKSTKAVEAKKVVPMPAVDKEARRPASLPPVPADTAESVEPVWFSMAKKKAEAWSHLADMM; encoded by the exons ATGCTACCGATTCAGCCTCACCAACTAAGCATCACCCCACCTCTGATTCGACATGATTCAGTCTATAAGGACTTGGATATAATCTCCATGGACGATGAAATACCCATGGGCCCACACATGAAGAGTGCATCCCCAAAGATCTTGAGGGCCAAGAAG gtgaaaccaaagccaggagAATCAAGTTTTCTCCTGTCATCGGAAGAAGAGAAGACTATGACCATGCCGAAACAAATCCAACTGAAGAAGCTGAAAAGAGACACTGCAG GTTCCTCCAGCCAGGAACAGAGCAAGCAAAGTGAGATTTCTGAAATGAAGACAATGGATAAAGCTTTAGGCACTGACACGGCTGGGCGTCAGGGCCGCTCCATGTCAGCACCACGTGTGAGAAAACGTGAAAGGAAGTTAACACTTACAGGGTTGAGTGAGTGTGAACCCAGAGGAAGAAGCCATCAAATCTCCAGTCGAGGTCATGGCGTAGGAGCTCGAGCTGAGTCCCCATTTGCGGAGAACACTGGCAAGGACGCCCCTGCCCAGTGCTATCCCTCAGAGAAGCAATTTAAGGAGCAACCCACTGCTCCATGGGCAGACATAGCTGCAGGTGAAGCCAAGGGACTTTTCATAGAAACCATAGCTGAAGACATAGAAGAGCCCATGGATAGTATTAGATCACCATACGCTAGAGATATTCCCTCAATGAGCGAGGAGGCACAGGGATTCATGGATCCCTCCTATGCCCAGTCAGAATGGGAAGCAGCTTACGGCCTTGATTCACGAAGCGCCCAGTTTAAAATGGAATCGGCCCAGAGTACCCCAACCATCTTCCAAGAAACACCTCCCAGAAATGTGCGCCAGGACTTTTCAGCAGGTGCTGCAGACACCACCAGTGCTAGGAAGAAGAGAGGCATTTCTGCAGAGAGGCTGCCTCCTCAAATCCCCAAATCCAAAAGTTTTACCAAGGCCTCATGGAAGCCCGGATACAGCCAACAAAGCTCAGATGCAGAGAGTACTTCCGAGGAGGAGAGGGAATCCGAGGAGCTGGAGAAGTCGGAAGATGGATCAGGCCCTTCCTCAGACACAGACAGTAGTCTAGCGGAGGGCATTGTTTCGCAGGTGGCTGGCTACTCTTCCCCACCCCTAGGGAAGCCTGAAGACGGGCAAGAGGTCATCCTCAAATCAAAAAGGTTTTGGGGAGAAGAAAGCACTTACGGGGAGCAGCTGGTTCCCAGATACCCTTCCCAGGATTGGGGAGGAAAAGAAGTCTCCACTGGATCAATTGGTTCTCTTGAAAAGGACCGCCAGGCCAAGGATTGGAGCAGAGACGAAGAAGATCGGTCTTCCCAACATCATTCCTCAGCCTTGGGAAAGCGTAATGACAAGCTCCAAGTCTCAGTGGCAGAGAAGGTTCCTGCGGAGCAGTTACTCATTTCTCAGCCCCTTATGATGCACCCAGTCTCCTGGGGTTCCCTGAGAGATCCTACAGACGGAAGTGACTCTGCTCAGCCAGCATCGTCCTGGGACCCCTACCAGCAGTGGGAATCCATGCACACAGGTGCGCAGAGCATGGCCGAGGAGCGGGACATAACTTTGCCGCCCCTGCCGCCCAGAACCCACCAGAGGCAGCTGCGAAGGCTGAGAGCTGAGCAGCAAGCCGCCTCAGGTGCCCAGAGTCCTGCCGCTGGTGACCTGCCAGGGCTGAAGCCTCCCAGATATCCCATGAGACCAGAAGTCTCTGAAGACCCCAAGCCTGCCACTGTGGAGGGAAACCTGTCGATGCCCACCGAGCCTTCCAGCTATCCTTCGCAGCCCAGGGCGAGACCAGTGGTTGAGCCACAAGTGCCCATAGGTGCCGAGAATGTGGCGCCTGAAGAGAAAATGTTTACGGGGATGCCACCTCTCAGGCGCACTCTACAGTCATGGCCGCCAGCCTCTTCGGTTCCAGAAAGCACGGTTGCCAAAGAGCACTTCCGGAAGGAGCAGCTGCCTTCCAAAGGTGGCCCCAAATATCCTGCCCAGCCCCTGGGCAATCCCAGGGGGAAGCCAATCTCCGAGAGCACTGCTGTTAAGGAGGGCACGATCAAGGAGCTGCTGCCTCCAGACAGCCGTGCCCAGCCCTGGATGAGGTCTGAAGTCCAGCCACAGATAATGCCCCCAGGTCCCAGAGGCCCTGTGCAGTCACGGGCGGGgcctacatttgagccacaagTCTCTGCCGTCGCCGGGCCCAAGGGTGCTGCCTTTGAGGAAGGTGATTCTCAGGAGTCGCTGCCCTACAGACCCCCTTCTGAAGAGGTCGTCGCTGATCCAATGAGTGCGTCAGCCACATGGGGTGGTGCTGTGGAGCCCGTGGAGCCCCGAGGCCCGTTCCAGCCAAGGGAAAACCCTGAATTTGAGCAATACATCGCGGCCACCGGTGGTTCAGAGGGCCCTGCTATTGAGGGAGCCATGTTGATGGAGCCACCCACCACCAAACAGCCTCTGGCCGTTGGAAGCGCTAATGTCCATCACGTGTCGTCTGGCTTGGAGAGTGCTGCTGTGGAGGAAGGTCACTCCGGGAAGCCAATTCCCCCCAGATATCCTACTGAGTTGTTAATGGACTCATATGTCCAGGAAACCTCCAATCTAGAGAGCTCCGCTGCTGCCGAAGGAGCCGTTCTGAAGAAGCTGCCGCCAATGCGCCCGACCAAGTCATATGTGAAGTTCATGGCAGAGCAAATCTTTTCCAATCCCGAGAGCCCCGCTGTCGGGGGGATCATGTATGTGAATCCTCTGCCTCCAAAGCCTTCTCCCAAAGCTCCGTTGCAGCCTAATGTTGAGCCTTCTGAGGGTGCTGGCCTTGAGGAAGGCGTTTCTATGAAGCCGAAGCCCACAGAGGGCCCCTTGCAGTCCTTGGAGAAAACCGAAGAGAACCAGGAGGATTTCTTGGTTGCAGAGAAGTGGAGAATCTATGAAGAGCAGCTGGCTTCCAGGCGCTCCTTCCAAGCCAAGGGTGCCCAGCCACAGAGTGTCTCAGCGGGGGTACCTGTGGAGCGGAGCAGCTCAGAAAGGCAACTGCCACCCAGATCCCGTGTCCAAAGCATTGGGGAGCCTGAAGAACAGCCCCAAGTTCCTTCTCGTCCCATGAGTGCGACCACTGAGAGAGATGTCGTCGCTGAGAGTGATGCCGGCAGCAGCTTCTTACCAAGAGCCCCGGATTCTTCCAAGAAACCCAAGAAACCCATCCAAGGCTCCGAAGACCTCACTAAGCGCACCCCCTCCTTGGCCACCAAAACGGTGAAATTTGCCATTGTGCAGCCTCCGAAGAAAATCATTCCGAGCAGTCTTTCATTTCAGAGAGAAGTTCTTAACAAAGAGGATACGAATGATGATAAGCTTGCAAGCTCACCTTCCACTGAAGATaaagttgaaaatatttttggggTGAAGCTCAGAAGAGTCCCTTTCTCCCAGAAGTACAGGGATGAGAAGAGACAAGGCAGCTGTCCCGATCTTCCGACAATCCACTTGGATCCAACTTTAGCCGCCATTGTGAAAGAACAGCCAGTCCGAAGAGCCATCTCACAGTGGAACCTGAGTGCTACAGAGAATCTCGCCAAAACATTTGGCTTTGAGAAGAAGCAACAGATGGGATTCAGAGCTGAAGGTGTAACCAAGCAGCAACCGACTTACAAGATCTCAG CAAAGGCTCCTCGTCGTCAGCCTGATTCTACCCCCGCAGAGCCAGCTTGGCTAACCATGGTGAAGGAGAGGCAGAGATATTCCCAGACCTACGGCATTGTAAAAGAACCAATTACCAAGAGGGGACCTGGAGCCAAGGCAGAGACTAAGGAGCCTCGAGATGGG GGAGCTGCccctgaaaaagaaaagaagcaaccGATTTTGGTTTCCAGTGTCTGTACACAGGAGAAGATGCCACAAATGAAGCAACCTAAGTCGACCAAAGCAG TTGAAGCTAAGAAGGTGGTTCCAATGCCTGCTGTGGATAAAGAAGCCCGAAGACCTGCAAGTCTCCCACCAGTGCCCGCAGATACCGCGGAGTCCGTTGAACCGGTGTGGTTCTCCATGGCGAAGAAGAAAGCCGAAGCATGGAGCCACCTAGCAGATATGATGTAA